A genomic region of Alicyclobacillus sp. SO9 contains the following coding sequences:
- the infB gene encoding translation initiation factor IF-2, producing MSSKEIITILNRLELPVANHMSVMDDNMVDKVEQFFKDVKAKAAQRHASEVEKELKEKQKARERAAREAAAQEKREQARAMRDAQAASRQRSQTQSGAAAASTTTDKPAQRSVPATGVNKTAEVSSHNSAAAASATPSAASPVNREHSGDTQGSSQGSQNQNQTAPENRESQQGQRPQQGLQNQADRQGQRPSQSGRPSQSGGPSQSGRPSQSGRPSQSGRPSQSGRPSQSGRPSQSGRPSQSGRPDNRRDGGQRPQGGQDYRSNGGANDRNRQSRPNAGGTPARTTATAGQAGQGARGASGQGSNGKRKPDNRNKSQYQKKEKFNEDKLMNRSGGRRRGRGNQNQQQQRPQNKPAPPKKISVEGALPVGEFARMLRREASEIIKKLMFLGIMTTINQEIETDAMELIAGEYGVEMEVVEPVDEEVVEMLFVEDKPEDLVARPPVVTIMGHVDHGKTTLLDAIRDSRVVASESGGITQHIGAYQVEEDGRKVTFLDTPGHEAFTTMRARGAQVTDVTILVVAADDGVMPQTVEAINHAKAANVPIIVAVNKIDKPGANSDRVKQELTQYELVSEEWGGDTIFVEISALKREGLDTLLEMVLLVADVQELKANPAARPRGTVIEAELDKGRGPVATVLVQNGTLRVGDVVVAGTNFGRVRAMVNDHGRRIQEASPSTPVEIQGLNTVPSAGDLFVVYDDDRSARNVVDRRTTRERAEQLENTSRVTLDDLYQRIQEGNMKDLNVIVKADVQGSVEALVQAIEKIEVEGVRVKVIHKGAGAITESDVSLASASNAIIVGFHVRPDVNAKRAAEAEKVEVRLHRVIYNAIEELESAMKGMLDPEYKEVVLGHAEVREVFKISRVGTVAGCFVKEGKVTRDSEARLIRDGVVIYEGALDTLKRFKDDAKEVAQGFECGVTLEKFNDIKVGDIVEAFKMEAVKAT from the coding sequence ATGTCGAGCAAGGAAATCATTACAATACTAAATCGATTGGAACTTCCTGTTGCCAATCATATGAGTGTGATGGATGACAACATGGTAGATAAGGTCGAGCAGTTTTTTAAAGATGTAAAAGCCAAGGCGGCACAACGCCATGCTTCAGAGGTGGAGAAAGAGCTGAAAGAAAAACAAAAGGCAAGGGAACGTGCGGCCAGAGAAGCGGCTGCGCAAGAGAAACGAGAACAGGCGCGCGCGATGCGGGATGCTCAGGCGGCGTCACGTCAACGTTCACAGACGCAATCTGGTGCTGCGGCTGCATCTACGACTACTGATAAGCCGGCACAAAGGTCTGTGCCTGCAACGGGGGTGAACAAAACGGCAGAGGTCTCATCCCATAACTCGGCCGCTGCAGCATCTGCGACACCAAGTGCTGCCAGTCCAGTAAATCGGGAGCATTCGGGAGATACACAAGGTTCGAGTCAAGGGAGCCAAAACCAGAATCAGACCGCACCTGAAAACAGGGAGTCACAGCAAGGACAACGCCCGCAGCAGGGTCTGCAGAACCAAGCGGATCGGCAGGGGCAGCGTCCGTCGCAGTCAGGTCGCCCGTCACAGTCGGGTGGTCCGTCGCAGTCAGGTCGTCCGTCACAGTCGGGTCGTCCGTCACAGTCAGGTCGTCCGTCGCAGTCAGGTCGCCCGTCGCAGTCAGGTCGCCCGTCGCAGTCAGGTCGTCCGTCGCAGTCAGGTCGCCCTGACAACCGAAGAGACGGTGGACAGCGTCCGCAAGGCGGTCAAGACTATAGGAGCAATGGCGGCGCAAATGACCGAAACCGACAATCCCGACCCAATGCAGGAGGAACTCCGGCAAGAACTACAGCAACTGCCGGTCAGGCCGGTCAAGGAGCGCGCGGTGCCAGTGGTCAGGGCAGCAACGGCAAGCGTAAACCTGATAATCGAAACAAAAGTCAGTACCAAAAGAAAGAAAAATTTAATGAAGACAAGTTGATGAATCGCTCGGGTGGACGCCGCCGCGGACGGGGCAATCAGAATCAGCAGCAGCAAAGGCCGCAGAACAAACCGGCACCGCCGAAGAAGATTTCGGTGGAAGGTGCGCTTCCGGTGGGCGAATTTGCAAGAATGCTGCGCAGAGAAGCATCTGAAATCATTAAGAAACTGATGTTCCTTGGTATTATGACGACCATCAATCAGGAGATTGAAACGGACGCCATGGAGCTGATTGCCGGGGAGTACGGAGTCGAGATGGAAGTTGTGGAGCCGGTAGACGAAGAGGTCGTAGAGATGTTGTTCGTTGAGGATAAGCCCGAGGACCTGGTGGCTAGACCTCCTGTTGTCACTATTATGGGCCACGTCGATCACGGTAAAACGACACTCCTCGACGCGATTCGCGACAGCCGTGTTGTAGCTTCCGAATCAGGCGGAATCACCCAGCACATCGGTGCTTACCAGGTAGAGGAAGACGGCCGCAAGGTAACATTCCTTGACACTCCAGGGCACGAGGCATTTACAACCATGCGCGCGCGGGGTGCTCAGGTAACGGATGTAACGATTCTGGTTGTCGCGGCAGATGACGGCGTCATGCCACAGACTGTCGAAGCCATTAACCATGCCAAAGCAGCCAATGTGCCCATTATTGTAGCGGTGAACAAAATTGATAAGCCTGGTGCAAACTCCGACCGTGTAAAACAAGAGTTGACCCAGTATGAACTGGTTTCTGAAGAGTGGGGCGGAGATACAATCTTCGTTGAAATTTCAGCATTGAAGCGCGAGGGCCTGGATACTCTGTTGGAAATGGTGCTGCTTGTGGCAGACGTTCAGGAGTTAAAGGCAAATCCTGCAGCGCGGCCGCGGGGTACGGTTATCGAAGCCGAACTGGATAAGGGCCGCGGTCCTGTTGCTACAGTTCTCGTCCAGAATGGAACACTCCGTGTGGGCGACGTTGTCGTAGCAGGGACCAACTTTGGACGCGTTCGTGCCATGGTCAACGATCACGGGCGGCGTATTCAAGAGGCCAGCCCGTCAACACCAGTAGAAATACAGGGTTTAAATACGGTTCCGAGTGCGGGCGACTTGTTTGTGGTTTATGACGATGACCGTTCTGCAAGAAACGTTGTTGACAGAAGGACAACCAGGGAACGAGCTGAGCAACTGGAAAACACCTCACGCGTTACGCTGGATGACTTGTATCAACGGATTCAGGAAGGAAATATGAAGGACCTCAACGTCATTGTGAAAGCCGACGTACAAGGGTCCGTCGAGGCCCTGGTTCAAGCCATCGAGAAAATTGAGGTGGAAGGGGTTCGCGTCAAAGTCATTCACAAGGGAGCCGGCGCTATTACAGAAAGTGACGTTTCTCTTGCCAGTGCGTCCAACGCAATTATCGTCGGTTTCCACGTGCGTCCGGATGTGAATGCCAAGCGTGCTGCAGAAGCCGAAAAGGTAGAAGTCCGGCTGCACCGTGTGATTTATAATGCCATCGAAGAACTGGAATCCGCCATGAAAGGCATGCTTGACCCTGAGTACAAAGAAGTGGTTCTTGGTCACGCTGAAGTGCGTGAAGTCTTTAAGATTTCCCGGGTCGGGACAGTAGCCGGCTGCTTTGTCAAGGAGGGGAAAGTCACGCGTGACTCGGAAGCCCGGTTGATTCGAGACGGTGTGGTCATCTACGAAGGAGCGCTTGATACTCTGAAGCGCTTTAAGGACGATGCCAAGGAAGTCGCGCAAGGTTTTGAGTGCGGGGTTACATTGGAGAAGTTCAACGACATCAAGGTTGGAGATATTGTAGAGGCCTTTAAAATGGAGGCCGTTAAGGCAACCTAA
- the rbfA gene encoding 30S ribosome-binding factor RbfA: MARLRVHRVAEELKKEIAQMIRTEVKDPRIGFSTVTRVDLANDLQHAKVFVSVFGNDEEKQATLTALQKAAGFIRGEVGRRLRLRLTPELVFKLDESGEYSEHINTVIKRLHEHDQNE; encoded by the coding sequence TTGGCTCGCCTGCGTGTACACAGAGTGGCGGAAGAACTGAAAAAAGAAATTGCACAGATGATCCGCACTGAAGTCAAGGATCCGAGAATCGGATTCTCCACCGTGACCCGAGTGGATTTGGCCAATGACTTGCAACATGCCAAAGTCTTTGTAAGTGTGTTTGGCAACGACGAAGAGAAGCAAGCAACGCTGACAGCTCTGCAAAAAGCTGCGGGGTTTATTCGCGGGGAAGTCGGCCGCAGACTAAGACTGCGGTTGACACCGGAATTAGTATTCAAATTGGACGAATCTGGGGAATACAGTGAACATATCAACACTGTGATTAAGCGACTCCATGAGCATGACCAAAACGAGTAG
- a CDS encoding bifunctional oligoribonuclease/PAP phosphatase NrnA gives MSKWLPVPRNTEEVETAAQRLKASDDWLIVTHERPDGDALGSAFAMAHIMQALGKQWTFIAADPLPIRFSYLPLFEKAVIASDNVTRTFSHVVSLDCADMERFEALHKYLDKDVEIINIDHHRTNPQYGAAAIVDAEASATCELVYHVARELEITLSKELATCLYTGLLTDTGGFALPNTTRVVHQIAAILLASGVLPYDVAEPALESRSWEQMRLLKLALMNLTVSEDGRYAAVYATQAMLKESGATQDDADLLVGFARGIDTVEVGLLFKELPDGTIKASLRSKRYVDVSRIAQHFGGGGHVRAAGCTLGHDLEEAMNAIIEKVKEALDT, from the coding sequence GTGTCGAAATGGTTGCCTGTACCGAGGAACACGGAGGAAGTGGAAACTGCGGCACAGAGACTCAAGGCATCTGATGACTGGCTGATTGTAACGCATGAGAGGCCGGACGGCGATGCCTTGGGCAGTGCTTTTGCTATGGCTCATATCATGCAGGCTCTGGGAAAGCAGTGGACATTTATCGCGGCGGATCCACTTCCCATCCGGTTTTCTTACTTGCCTCTGTTTGAGAAAGCTGTCATTGCTTCTGATAATGTGACGCGCACCTTTTCTCACGTCGTCTCACTGGACTGTGCGGATATGGAGAGATTTGAAGCACTGCACAAGTATTTAGATAAGGACGTCGAAATTATCAATATTGACCATCATCGAACCAATCCACAATATGGAGCGGCTGCTATTGTGGACGCTGAGGCGTCAGCGACCTGTGAACTGGTATACCATGTCGCGCGTGAGTTGGAGATTACGCTCAGTAAGGAATTGGCCACCTGTTTGTACACTGGACTATTGACCGATACGGGCGGTTTTGCGCTGCCGAACACAACCCGGGTGGTTCACCAAATTGCCGCGATTCTGCTGGCATCAGGTGTACTGCCCTATGATGTGGCTGAGCCAGCCCTGGAATCTCGTTCATGGGAACAGATGCGTCTATTGAAACTGGCCCTGATGAATCTGACTGTGTCCGAAGACGGACGCTATGCTGCGGTATACGCCACACAGGCGATGCTGAAGGAGTCCGGGGCGACACAGGATGATGCAGATTTACTGGTCGGTTTTGCACGGGGCATTGACACCGTAGAAGTTGGCCTGTTGTTTAAGGAACTTCCCGACGGTACAATCAAAGCTTCACTTCGCTCTAAGCGCTATGTAGACGTGTCAAGGATAGCTCAGCACTTTGGCGGAGGAGGACACGTCCGCGCAGCTGGTTGTACGCTCGGGCATGACTTGGAAGAAGCGATGAACGCAATTATTGAGAAAGTAAAAGAGGCCCTCGATACGTAA
- the truB gene encoding tRNA pseudouridine(55) synthase TruB, which translates to MGEATGVLLVNKPKGMTSHDVVNRVRRVFRQRKVGHAGTLDPDATGVLVLCLGYATRVLEYLTADDKEYEAQIVFGTATDTDDATGEVIARRDASALTESDVMSALGKFQGVVAQRVPAYSSVHIQGKRAYERARAGEDFTLPERTVTIYSVDLRSFSSGDSATGNLHVACSKGTYIRSLCRDIGEAVGVPAHMGALNRTRSGVFSIEKTVTLEELETSEHPERALQPVVSALSLSKIFVEEDVANRLSVGQRVWVSRPFEPSGSEDRVSEDRVAVVYDGALVAISEVKDSESDNWLLQPVKVFWKKDR; encoded by the coding sequence ATGGGAGAAGCAACTGGTGTACTGCTTGTCAACAAACCAAAAGGCATGACTTCCCACGATGTGGTCAATCGTGTTCGAAGAGTATTTCGGCAGCGGAAGGTCGGACATGCTGGAACCCTTGACCCGGACGCAACCGGTGTCCTTGTCCTTTGTCTTGGCTATGCGACACGGGTACTCGAATACCTTACAGCTGACGACAAGGAATATGAGGCGCAAATCGTGTTTGGTACTGCCACAGATACAGACGACGCCACTGGTGAAGTGATTGCGAGACGGGACGCTTCAGCCCTGACCGAAAGTGACGTCATGTCTGCCTTGGGAAAATTTCAGGGTGTGGTGGCACAAAGGGTTCCTGCGTATTCTTCCGTCCACATCCAGGGGAAGAGAGCGTATGAACGTGCTCGGGCAGGTGAGGACTTTACTTTGCCGGAGCGAACAGTGACGATTTACTCCGTAGACTTACGTTCTTTTTCTTCGGGTGACAGCGCGACCGGGAACCTCCATGTTGCGTGCTCCAAGGGTACCTATATCCGGTCTCTTTGTCGGGATATTGGTGAAGCAGTGGGTGTGCCGGCGCATATGGGTGCGTTGAACAGAACGAGATCGGGCGTGTTTTCCATTGAAAAGACGGTAACGCTCGAGGAACTGGAAACCAGCGAACATCCTGAGCGGGCTCTGCAGCCTGTCGTATCGGCTCTTTCTCTATCTAAGATTTTTGTTGAAGAAGATGTTGCAAACCGTCTGTCCGTCGGGCAGCGCGTCTGGGTTTCGAGACCTTTCGAACCAAGCGGCAGTGAAGACAGAGTAAGTGAGGATAGAGTAGCAGTGGTGTACGATGGCGCGTTGGTTGCAATTTCCGAGGTGAAAGACAGCGAGTCGGACAACTGGCTGTTACAGCCTGTGAAGGTATTCTGGAAAAAGGATAGGTAG
- a CDS encoding bifunctional riboflavin kinase/FAD synthetase — MEIFEISKIPPESTTAMVLAIGKFDGIHIGHKAILQRAKTYQSQADDLAVMSLWPHPAWVLGGQKAYERSLTPFGEKVRRLEEQGVDKLYSVQFSTEYAKISAQEFVREHLSRLKLKRVVVGEDFHFGAGGKADVADLTRLCEDIGIPVTVVDHVEEHGIKVSSSQIREHITAGRVDAAEALLGRSYCIHGRVVEGDKRGRTIGFPTANLQETDLYVLPGSGVYAVSVALVQEGYNEQNWFGVMNVGVRPTVDGTKFQMEVHLLDFTGDLYGHIIEVSLLGRVRDEQKFESIEALKEQITRDVKTVREMFGLVQD; from the coding sequence ATGGAGATATTTGAAATATCTAAGATTCCGCCTGAAAGTACGACTGCGATGGTACTTGCTATTGGAAAATTTGATGGAATACATATAGGACATAAGGCTATCTTACAGCGAGCGAAGACCTATCAAAGCCAGGCGGACGATTTGGCTGTGATGAGTTTGTGGCCCCATCCTGCTTGGGTGCTCGGGGGGCAGAAAGCGTATGAACGTTCCTTGACACCTTTTGGAGAAAAAGTACGGCGCTTGGAGGAGCAGGGCGTTGACAAGTTGTACAGCGTGCAGTTTTCCACAGAGTACGCGAAAATCTCGGCGCAAGAGTTTGTCAGGGAACATTTGTCTCGACTGAAACTGAAACGCGTTGTCGTGGGCGAGGATTTTCACTTTGGCGCCGGAGGCAAGGCAGATGTTGCAGACTTGACCCGGCTTTGCGAGGACATCGGCATTCCGGTGACGGTGGTCGATCACGTTGAAGAACACGGCATCAAAGTCAGCAGTTCCCAGATTCGTGAGCACATTACTGCAGGCCGAGTGGATGCGGCTGAAGCGCTGTTGGGACGGTCTTACTGTATCCACGGAAGAGTCGTGGAAGGAGATAAGCGAGGCAGGACCATTGGTTTTCCAACAGCAAATTTGCAAGAAACGGACTTATACGTACTTCCTGGTTCCGGGGTCTATGCAGTCTCTGTTGCTCTGGTCCAGGAAGGCTATAATGAGCAAAACTGGTTTGGGGTCATGAACGTTGGGGTCAGGCCCACGGTGGACGGCACGAAGTTTCAAATGGAAGTTCATTTATTGGATTTCACGGGTGACCTATATGGTCATATCATCGAGGTATCCCTTCTCGGTCGGGTTCGAGACGAACAAAAATTTGAGAGTATAGAGGCTTTGAAGGAACAGATTACGAGGGATGTAAAGACTGTACGCGAGATGTTTGGCTTAGTTCAAGACTAG
- a CDS encoding Ppx/GppA phosphatase family protein — protein MPTNTIGIIDLGSNSSRLVIYEYTEHESYRPVFEMKRSLQLAQSMTETNAITDEGIKRAVACTKLFLRTGRLYNVTTWRPVATAAVRQASNQSDVLSTIYEETGIHFQVLTGEEEAYYGFLGAVNTLDVTDALIFDIGGASSELMYMHNRELVHAVSIPHGSLSLTKRFLNESQSNIGTKVKKFMKQQFDQISWLKELNCETLIGLGGTARASAKLDLQRNGEKAQGGLHGYEIDALSVKNHLSALKEMPLADIEKIKGLSKHRANIITAGVASISALTDISCAKSILISRNGIREGLFFEHYLQQYTPPVVPSVLHSSLENFSRIFRVNRSAADTVATSTLWLFDKLQAVHGLADSDRKLIWVTANIESCGTYVNTEKWTKHSAYLVLSSNLYGLTYSELVDISSLLENKGPIRLKKMYVLIRMAKLLTLQVGVNMDELQLYIDGGKAVNISHQSSLREQVYISADENIESDFKKIFGVKLVLN, from the coding sequence ATGCCCACCAACACCATTGGTATCATCGACCTAGGTTCGAATTCATCCAGACTTGTGATTTATGAATATACAGAGCATGAATCATACCGGCCTGTATTTGAAATGAAGCGAAGTCTTCAATTGGCCCAGAGCATGACCGAAACAAATGCCATCACTGACGAGGGGATAAAGCGTGCTGTCGCTTGTACAAAGTTGTTTCTTCGCACAGGACGACTCTACAACGTCACCACGTGGCGCCCCGTAGCTACCGCTGCCGTCCGGCAGGCATCCAATCAATCTGATGTTTTGAGTACCATTTATGAAGAGACAGGGATTCACTTTCAAGTTTTGACCGGCGAAGAAGAGGCGTATTACGGCTTCCTTGGCGCTGTCAACACGCTGGATGTGACCGATGCACTCATTTTTGATATCGGGGGTGCAAGCAGTGAATTGATGTACATGCACAACCGCGAGTTGGTACACGCTGTCAGCATTCCTCACGGTTCTCTCAGTCTCACAAAAAGGTTTCTCAATGAGTCTCAATCGAATATTGGCACTAAGGTGAAAAAGTTCATGAAACAGCAATTCGACCAGATTTCTTGGTTAAAGGAACTGAACTGTGAGACCCTGATTGGGCTTGGCGGCACGGCGCGTGCATCGGCAAAGCTGGACTTACAAAGGAATGGAGAAAAGGCACAAGGCGGATTACATGGATACGAAATTGATGCTCTCTCCGTTAAGAACCACCTGTCAGCCCTGAAAGAGATGCCCCTCGCAGACATTGAGAAAATCAAGGGGCTGTCCAAACACCGGGCTAACATTATTACCGCGGGTGTTGCTAGTATTTCAGCTCTGACAGACATCTCCTGTGCCAAATCCATTCTTATCAGTCGCAACGGCATTCGCGAAGGTCTGTTTTTTGAGCACTACCTGCAACAGTACACGCCCCCTGTTGTTCCCTCTGTGTTGCACAGCAGTCTGGAGAACTTCTCCCGTATTTTTCGCGTAAATCGGAGCGCTGCGGACACGGTTGCGACCAGCACTCTGTGGCTGTTTGACAAACTGCAAGCAGTCCACGGGTTAGCCGACTCCGACCGAAAACTGATATGGGTCACAGCCAATATTGAAAGTTGCGGAACCTACGTAAACACAGAAAAATGGACGAAACACTCGGCATACCTCGTTCTCTCGTCCAACTTGTACGGTTTAACTTATTCGGAACTGGTAGATATATCGAGCCTGCTGGAAAACAAAGGTCCCATCAGATTGAAAAAGATGTATGTCTTAATTCGAATGGCCAAATTGCTCACACTGCAAGTAGGTGTCAACATGGATGAATTACAGCTTTACATTGACGGGGGCAAAGCCGTCAATATCAGCCATCAATCGTCTTTACGTGAGCAAGTCTACATTTCCGCCGATGAAAACATTGAATCGGATTTCAAGAAAATTTTCGGCGTGAAGCTAGTCTTGAACTAA
- the rpsO gene encoding 30S ribosomal protein S15, whose amino-acid sequence MLTNERKKEIVEKFQTHEGDTGSPEVQIAILTERITYLTEHFRTHKKDHHSRRGLYKMIGHRRNLLNYLRKKDVNRYRDLIQALGLRR is encoded by the coding sequence ATGCTGACAAACGAACGTAAGAAAGAAATCGTCGAGAAGTTTCAGACGCACGAAGGTGACACTGGATCGCCGGAAGTACAGATTGCAATTCTGACGGAACGCATTACTTATTTAACAGAGCATTTTCGAACACACAAGAAGGACCACCACTCACGCCGTGGACTCTACAAGATGATTGGTCACCGCCGTAACCTCTTGAATTACTTGCGGAAAAAGGACGTAAACCGCTATCGCGATTTAATTCAGGCATTAGGTTTGCGCAGATAG
- the pnp gene encoding polyribonucleotide nucleotidyltransferase: protein MVKRHEFMLAGRPVVLETGKLAKQATGAVSVRYGDTMVLATVTASKDPKDLDFFPLTVNYEERFYAVGKIPGGFIKREGRPSERAILASRLIDRPIRPLFPEGFRNDVQVVDIVMSVDQDCPPEMAAMMGTSAALTVSDIPFDGPIAGVIVGRVDGEFVINPTVEQTGKSDIHLTVAGTEKAIVMVEAGADEVPEETMLEAILFGHETIKYIISEIRKFAEDAAVEKREVQLHQVDANLNEAVRTHAAEAIKAAVRNPDKHSRDEAVAAVGAEAQAALAEQFPEQEAAIDEVLHDILKEEVRRAIIHEGMRPDGRKLDEIRPISCEVDLLPRAHGSGLFTRGQTQALSVCTLGALGDEQMLDGLGTEESNRYMHHYNFPPFSVGEARPLRAPSRRDIGHGALGERALDPVIPGPDKFPYAIRVVSEVLESNGSTSQASICGSTMALMDAGVPIKAPVAGIAMGLVEEGGDVAVLTDIQGLEDHLGDMDFKVAGTAAGVTALQMDIKIAGINREILERALTQAREGRLFILDKMMAAIGQPRTELSQYAPKVIALEIKPDKIRDVIGPGGRVINKIIEETGVKIDIEQDGHVFISGVDAAMADKAKEQIMNITREVEVGVTYLGKVTRVEKYGAFVEVLPGKEGLVHISQLDENRVNKVEDICKVGDQITVKVTEIDNQGRVNLSRKQALKSGANVHSKS from the coding sequence ATGGTTAAAAGACACGAATTCATGCTGGCGGGCAGGCCTGTAGTCCTGGAAACAGGGAAGCTCGCAAAACAAGCAACAGGAGCCGTATCAGTGCGCTATGGAGACACAATGGTGCTGGCAACGGTCACCGCTTCAAAGGACCCGAAAGACCTTGATTTCTTTCCCTTAACCGTGAATTATGAAGAGCGGTTTTACGCTGTTGGAAAGATTCCAGGCGGTTTTATCAAGCGTGAAGGCAGACCCAGCGAAAGGGCAATTTTGGCGTCGAGGCTGATTGACCGTCCAATTCGTCCGCTGTTTCCGGAAGGCTTTCGAAATGACGTTCAGGTTGTTGATATTGTGATGTCTGTCGACCAAGATTGTCCACCGGAAATGGCGGCCATGATGGGTACGTCCGCAGCGCTGACAGTCTCAGATATTCCGTTTGACGGACCCATCGCCGGAGTGATTGTCGGTCGTGTTGATGGAGAGTTTGTGATTAATCCAACGGTGGAACAAACGGGAAAGAGCGACATTCATTTGACTGTTGCGGGAACTGAAAAGGCGATTGTCATGGTTGAAGCAGGTGCGGATGAAGTTCCCGAAGAGACGATGCTTGAAGCGATTTTGTTCGGACACGAGACAATCAAGTACATAATCTCTGAAATTCGCAAATTTGCGGAAGATGCTGCTGTGGAAAAGCGCGAAGTCCAGCTTCATCAGGTGGATGCAAATTTAAACGAGGCTGTGCGTACTCATGCAGCAGAGGCCATTAAAGCAGCGGTCAGGAATCCGGATAAGCATTCTCGCGATGAAGCAGTGGCCGCTGTCGGTGCGGAGGCACAGGCAGCGTTGGCTGAACAATTCCCCGAACAGGAAGCAGCAATCGACGAGGTTTTGCACGATATCTTGAAAGAAGAAGTGCGGCGAGCCATCATCCACGAAGGCATGCGTCCAGACGGACGTAAACTGGATGAAATCAGGCCAATTTCTTGTGAAGTTGATTTGTTGCCCCGAGCTCACGGGTCAGGTTTATTTACCCGCGGTCAGACTCAGGCACTGTCAGTATGCACGCTCGGTGCTCTCGGTGACGAACAGATGCTGGACGGACTCGGCACGGAAGAGTCAAACCGCTACATGCACCATTACAACTTTCCTCCGTTCAGCGTCGGTGAAGCCCGTCCGCTTCGCGCTCCGAGTCGCCGCGATATCGGCCATGGTGCATTAGGAGAGCGCGCACTGGACCCGGTTATTCCTGGACCAGATAAATTTCCTTATGCAATTCGAGTCGTTTCAGAAGTGTTAGAGTCCAATGGTTCAACTTCTCAGGCAAGTATTTGTGGAAGCACTATGGCTCTTATGGATGCAGGGGTACCGATTAAAGCACCTGTCGCCGGAATCGCAATGGGGCTGGTTGAAGAGGGCGGAGATGTAGCAGTTCTCACGGACATTCAAGGTTTGGAAGACCATTTGGGCGATATGGACTTCAAAGTGGCGGGAACGGCCGCTGGTGTTACTGCTCTGCAGATGGACATCAAGATTGCAGGCATTAACCGCGAGATTCTTGAACGGGCTCTGACGCAAGCCAGAGAAGGCCGCTTGTTTATCTTGGACAAGATGATGGCTGCAATTGGCCAACCGCGTACGGAATTGTCTCAATATGCACCAAAGGTCATTGCTCTTGAAATTAAACCGGATAAAATCCGTGATGTCATCGGACCCGGGGGCCGAGTTATCAATAAAATCATTGAAGAAACCGGCGTGAAAATTGACATTGAACAAGACGGACATGTCTTTATCTCAGGCGTGGATGCAGCCATGGCTGATAAGGCGAAGGAACAAATTATGAATATTACGCGCGAAGTTGAAGTGGGCGTGACCTACTTAGGAAAAGTAACGCGGGTTGAGAAATATGGCGCTTTCGTAGAAGTCCTTCCTGGAAAAGAAGGATTAGTGCATATCTCCCAATTGGATGAGAATCGAGTGAACAAGGTCGAAGACATCTGTAAAGTAGGAGACCAAATTACAGTGAAGGTAACCGAGATTGATAACCAGGGCCGTGTCAACCTTTCACGCAAACAGGCTCTGAAATCTGGGGCAAACGTCCACAGTAAGAGCTAA